One Rosa chinensis cultivar Old Blush chromosome 3, RchiOBHm-V2, whole genome shotgun sequence DNA window includes the following coding sequences:
- the LOC121052242 gene encoding uncharacterized protein LOC121052242 → MTFKMKLRFYSSIWRRSLGLPFCINKSTLHFDSAFSIKNVHWAYQAELDVASPQGSRHSSTAKFVATFEVISASLIKCGTKLPFFWCSRTESFADLWLEAGTLL, encoded by the exons ATGACATTCAAGATGAAGCTTCGTTTTTATAGTTCAATTTGGAGAAGGAGTCTGGGTCTCCCGTTCTGTATAAATAAGAGCACCCTTCACTTTGATTCTGCATTCTCCATCAAGAACGTGCATTGG GCATACCAAGCTGAACTGGACGTGGCTTCTCCTCAAG GTTCTAGACATTCCTCCACCGCCAAGTTTGTGGCTACTTTTGAAGTGATTTCTGCTTCTTTAATTAAAT GTGGAACTAAGCttccattcttttggtgtagccGAACCGAGAGCTTTGCAGACTTGTGGCTGGAGGCAGGCACCCTTTTATAG